The Malassezia japonica chromosome 5, complete sequence genome contains a region encoding:
- a CDS encoding uncharacterized protein (EggNog:ENOG503NVGU; COG:C), with protein sequence MLPRALRTAGASIARRNASASVPLSRMAVRGYATEKMENPTHSATTVEDLQGHDASTLLREEGTSRDASLRHFTVNFGPQHPAAHGVLRLIMELNGEEILRVDPHVGLLHRGTEKLIEYKTYTQALPYFDRLDYGSMMTNELCFSRAVEKLLNIEVPERAKWIRTLFGELTRVSNHCMAVFSHIMDVGGLTPFVWGLEEREKIMEFYERVSGARMHAAYIRPGGVTYDIPPGLLEDIYHWCTQFSGRIDEIEELVTNNRIWQQRTIGIGRVTAQEALDYGFSGVMLRGSGIPWDVRKMQPYDAYDQCEFDVPVGKNGDCFDRYVCRMEEFRQSLRIIHQCLNKMPAGQIKVDDHKISPPSRSMMKDSMESLIHHFKLFSEGYAVPPGETYSAIEAPKGEMGVYLVSNGTNRPYRCSISAPGFRHLAGADFMARHHYLPDMVAIIGTMDLVFGEVDR encoded by the exons ATGCttccgcgcgcgctgcgtacgGCAGGTGCTAGTAttgcgcgccgcaatgcgtcggcgagcgttCCTCTCTCGCGCATGGCCGTGCGTGGCTATGCTACCGAGAAGATGGAGAACCCGACGCactcggcgacgaccgtCGAAGACCTCCAGGGCCACGATGCCTCGACGCTCCTCCGTGAGGAGGGTACGTCTCGGGATGCGAGTCTGCGTCACTTTACCGTCAACTTTGGTCCCCAGCAccctgctgcgcacggtgTGCTGCGTCTGATTATGGAGCTGAACGGTGAAGAGATCCTCCGTGTTGAC CCTCACGTCGGCCTGCTCCACCGTGGCACGGAAAAGCTGATTGAATACAAGACGTacacgcaggcgctgccgTACTTTGATCGTCTCGACTACGGTTCGATGATGACCAACGAGCTGTGCTTTTCGCGTGCCGTCGAGAAGCTGCTGAACATCGAGGTCCCCGAGCGTGCCAAGTGGATCCGTACCCTGTTTGGTGAGCTTACGCGTGTCTCGAACCACTGTATGGCCGTCTTTTCGCACATTATGGACGTCGGTGGTCTCACCCCATTCGTCTGGGgtctcgaggagcgtgaAAAGATTATGGAGTTCTACGAGCGTGTGTCGGGTGCGCGTATGCACGCCGCCTACATCCGCCCCGGTGGTGTGACGTATGACATCCCCCCGGGTTTGCTCGAGGACATTTACCACTGGTGCACGCAGTTCTCCGGCCGCATCGACGAGATTGAGGAGCTGGTGACCAACAACCGTATCTGGCAGCAGCGTACGATTGGCATCGGCCGTGTCACTGCGCAGGAGGCGCTTGACTACGGTTTCAGTGGCGTGATGCTCCGTGGCTCGGGTATCCCCTGGGACGTCCGCAAGATGCAGCCGTACGATGCATACGACCAGTGCGAGTTCGACGTCCCGGTCGGCAAGAACGGCGACTGCTTCGACCGCTACGTGTGCCGTATGGAAGAGTTCCGCCAGTCGCTGCGCATCATCCACCAGTGCCTGAACAAGATGCCCGCGGGCCAGATCAAGGTCGACGACCACAAGATCTCGCcgccctcgcgctcgatgaTGAAGGACTCGATGGAGAGTTTGATTCACCACTTTAAGCTCTTCTCCGAGGGCTACGCGGTTCCCCCCGGCGAGACCTACTCGgcgatcgaggcgcccaAGGGTGAGATGGGTGTGTACCTCGTCTCGAACGGTACCAACCGCCCCTACCGCTGCTCCATCTCTGCGCCCGGTTTCCGCCACCTGGCCGGTGCCGACTTTATGGCGCGCCACCACTACCTGCCCGACATGGTCGCCATCATCGGTACCATGGACCTGGTGTTCGGTGAGGTCGACAGGTAA
- the ERV46 gene encoding ER-derived vesicles protein erv46 (TransMembrane:2 (i29-50o383-404i); EggNog:ENOG503NVB2; COG:U), whose product MGPSSLLGQLRGLDAFGRTADDARIRTNVGAFITLLSAALVCILTLSEYWEYRKVNVVPRLEVDLARDAKLAIRLNVTFPRVPCYLLSLDVVDIVGDMQMDINHDVQRTRLDRDGKPLGVRGDRSLQGDAARYLAEIGRGPDYCGSCYGAQAPESGCCNSCEDVRDSYVRSSWSFSNPDEIQQCRDEHWSERLKEQNHEGCNIAGEVHVNRVVGNLHLNPGRAFQRNDVHTHDLVPYLQGTGDEYHHFGHVIHELSFGTMYEFIGQRAGRQDSSSSKKMQLGLRDPLQGRRAHTEQSQFMYQYFLKVVPTEHRKLNGRTLETFQYSATSYERDLKPHDPNLGHDEPTKTEGTLVRTVEGVPGVFFNYEISPLRVIQTETRATLWHFLSNLCAIVGGILTLAGLLDAVIYRGRRQLGNAPAYDEHDGFYNGLDTKLL is encoded by the exons ATGGGGCCGAGTAGCTTGCTGGGCCAGCTGCGCGGTCTGGATGCGTTTGGACGT ACCGCAGACGACGCACGAATTCGCACCAATGTCGGCGCATTCATCACGCTTttgagcgcggcgctggttTGCATCCTGACGCTGAGCGAGTACTGGGAGTACCGCAAGGTAAACGTtgtgccgcgcctcgaggtcgacctTGCGCGCGATGCAAAGCTCGCGATTCGCTTGAACGTCACATTCCCGCGCGTTCCGTGCTATCTGCTCTCGCTCGATGTCGTCGATATCGTCGGCGATATGCAGATGGATATTAATCACGACGTCCAGCGtacgcgcctcgaccgcgacggcaagccgctcggcgtgcgtggTGACCGCAGCCTGCAGGGTGATGCCGCGCGctacctcgccgagatcggCCGCGGCCCCGACTACTGTGGCTCGTGCTACGGCGCCCAGGCGCCGGAATCGGGCTGCTGCAACTCGTGtgaggacgtgcgcgatTCGTATGTGCGCTCCTCGTGGTCCTTTTCGAACCCCGACGAGATCCAGCAgtgccgcgacgagcactGGTCGGAGCGCCTCAAGGAGCAGAACCACGAGGGCTGCAACATTGCCGGCGAAGTGCATGTGAACCGCGTGGTGGGTAACCTGCACCTGAACCCCGGGCGCGCATTCCAGCGGAATGACGTGCACACGCACGATCTCGTGCCGTATCTCCAGGGAACGGGCGATGAGTACCACCACTTTGGCCACGTCATCCACGAGCTGAGCTTTGGCACAATGTACGAGTTTATCGGCCAGCGTGCCGGCCGCCAggactcgagctcgagcaaAAAGATGCAGCTGGGCCTCCGCGACCCGCTCCAaggccgccgtgcgcacaCCGAGCAGAGCCAGTTCATGTACCAGTACTTTCTCAAGGTCGTCCCGACCGAGCACAGGAAACTGAacggccgcacgctcgagacgTTCCAGTACAGTGCGACCTCGTACGAGCGCGACTTGAAGCCTCATGACCCCAACCTCGGCCACGACGAGCCGACCAAGACCGAAGGCACCctcgtgcgcaccgtcgaGGGTGTTCCGGGCGTCTTTTTCAACTACGAAATCTCCCCTCTGCGCGTCATTCAGACCGAGACCCGCGCGACGCTGTGGCACTTTTTGTCGAATTTGTGTGCGATCGTCGGTGGTATCCTGACGCTCGcgggcctgctcgacgccgtcATCTACCGCGGCCGTAGGCAGCTCGGCAACGCGCCGGCCTacgacgagcacgacggGTTCTACAATGGCCTGGACACGAAACTCTTGTAA
- a CDS encoding uncharacterized protein (BUSCO:EOG0926505R; COG:O; EggNog:ENOG503NXIM): MVSVWVYAPGMQTYGEQRVDVGLAYDALQARLERVTGIPPAEQVLTLFSASDVQHGQQTGSARVLPTPPCAPDAAPLALWRVADGMMIRVDDRRGAMLDGDVEKYEMSDADYAKRTDSVRAFKEAHGLGRFGEKAPEPVRDDLVVGARCSVARDESFGRRGTIAYVGSASFAPGPWVGVVYDEPVGKNDGSVQAVRYFTCAPQCGGMVRPAMVTVGDFPPEIDWSDEEL; encoded by the coding sequence ATGGTGTCGGTGTGGGTGTATGCGCCGGGCATGCAGACCTATGGCGAGCAGCGTGTGGACGTGGGGCTCGcgtacgacgcgctccaggcgcgcctcgagcgggTGACGGGCATTCCGCCTGCCGAACAGGTCCTCACGCTCTTTtccgcgagcgacgtgcagcACGGACAGCAAACCGGCTCGGCACGCGTGCTgcccacgccgccgtgcgctccggacgccgcgccacTGGCCTtgtggcgcgtcgcggacgGCATGATGATCCGCGTGGACGACCGCCGGGGTGcgatgctcgacggcgacgtggaAAAGTACGAAATGAGCGATGCGGACTATGCGAAGCGCACCgactcggtgcgcgcgtTCAAAGAGGCGCATGGCCTCGGGCGCTTTGGGGAAAAGGCCCCGgagccggtgcgcgacgacctcgtcgtcggcgcgcgctgcagcgtcgcgcgcgacgagtcgttcggccgccgcggcacgatTGCGTATgtcggcagcgcgtcctTTGCGCCAGGCCCGTGGGTCGGCGTCGTGTACGACGAACCGGTGGGCAAGAACGACGGGAGCGTGCAAGCCGTGCGCTACTTtacgtgcgcgccgcagtgCGGCGGCATGGTGCGCCCGGCCATGGTCACCGTCGGCGACTTTCCGCCGGAAATAGACTGGAGCGATGAGGAGCTATAG
- a CDS encoding type I protein arginine methyltransferase (EggNog:ENOG503NZHW; COG:H), protein MTAEDERMDAEAQAVDLYDKKDEAYFSYYSQLTHQAQMLQDAVRTSAYQNAILAHGPACFQGKTAMDVGAGNGILSLFSIQAGAALVYAVEASDVIGCLHRLVAASSGEDENAPNAWMRDRLGVVHSRVEDVTPQVLEKATPRGLLPADTEQVDTIVSECLGVLLVHERMCESFLEARDKFLRPGGALFPRTGTLCFSLLNDARLWQEVRARADWWNTTNFYGVDLTPFLGASRTEAFQSPVVGCFSPTHVVGAQTDLSTAAILCPDEAVCKYLVDFGTVSSADLRTFDVPIAFDCVDEPTVVHGLGAWFDLSFLQPGEVEEDDLQPRNAMTTSPFAPPTHWAQVRMLFHEPLALNTGQRVLGTLHFEANESRSYDIHADLYVPLPDGIGGNTPLFRRTALWKLDKQTYSWETPGA, encoded by the exons ATGACGGCGGAGGACGAGCGGAtggacgccgaggcccagGCCGTGGATCTGTACGACAAGAAAGATGAGGCGTACTTTTCATACTACTCGCAGCTGACGCACCAAGCACAGATGCTTCAG GACGCTGTGCGTACGTCGGCCTACCAAAATGCCATCCTGGCCCACGGCCCGGCATGCTTCCAGG GCAAAACGGCGATGGACGTCGGTGCCGGAAACGGAATCTTGTCTCTCTTTTCGATCcaggcgggcgccgcgctcgtgtacgccgtcgaggcgtcGGACGTCATCGGGTGTCTTCACCGCCTggtcgccgcgtcgtcggggGAGGACGAGAATGCGCCGAACGCGTGGATGCGCGAccggctcggcgtggtgcACT cgcgcgtcgaggacgtcACGCCCCAGGTGCTCGAAAAGGCGACGCCCCGCGGCTTGCTGCCGGCCGACACGGAGCAGGTGGACACGATCGTGTCCGAGTGCCTCGGTGTG CTCTTGGTGCACGAGCGGATGTGCGAGTCGTTCTtggaggcgcgcgacaagTTTCTGcgccccggcggcgcgctctttcCCCGCACCGGCACGCTGTGCTTCTCGCTGCTgaacgacgcgcgcctctgGCAggaggtgcgtgcgcgtgcggaCTGGTGGAACACGACCAACTTTTACGGCGTGGACCTCACGCCGTTTttgggcgcgtcgcggaccGAGGCCTTCCAGAGCCCGGTCGTGGGCTGCttctcgccgacgcacgtcgTTGGGGCGCAGACCGACCTGAGCACCGCTGCGATCCTGTGccccgacgaggcggtgtGCAAGTACCTCGTCGACTTTGGCACCGTGTCGAGTGCGGATCTGCGCACGTTTGACGTGCCGATCGCCTTTGACtgcgtcgacgagccgacCGTCGTGCACGGACTCGGGGCGTGGTTCGACCTGTCTTTCCTGCAGCCCGGCGAagtcgaggaggacgaccTGCAGCCCCGAAACGCCATGACTACCAGCCcctttgcgccgccgacacACTGGGCGCAGGTCCGTATGCTCTTCCACGAGCCGCTGGCCTTGAATACGGgccagcgcgtgctcggcacgctgcatTTCGAGGCGAACGAGAGCCGCTCCTACGACATCCACGCCGACCTCTATGTGCCGCTGCCGGACGGTATCGGCGGCAACACTCCCCTCTTTCGTCGCACGGCCCTCTGGAAGCTCGACAAGCAGACCTATTCCTGGGAGACGCCGGGCGCCTAA
- a CDS encoding uncharacterized protein (COG:K; EggNog:ENOG503P73G; SECRETED:SignalP(1-23)): MDAGPSVLWEQLLLAQAVYQVAASPPEWEKVASLLSTHPLVLEKRTQWNAGQCEQAWKSLMLGHAITEEGDAQAPKSGRNAQLALAQKLYAARLGEIHEQIKEKETKFRDLHQRLQDLESGKLDERLREEAGIPDETPRRKRRAEAAEASADDDDEADEHLQVEQDLLGDDGPAEAHVPETPEREERTPQPATTYKSRARRRTESRGRSLTADESLSRTPSPGRTTRRSRRATPEADEHSASEDGHGTDGVSDAERDKSRRRTTQVLLMLHNEVSNHTHGNLFHQAIKEADAPDYYSLIKQPMDLKLIKQRIKEGTIASALDLRRALSLMFANALMYNRPDTEVHRMANEMRLATDEMLDQFEQTP; the protein is encoded by the exons atggACGCAGGGCCGAGCGTGCTGTGGGAgcagctgctcctcgcTCAGGCCGTGTACCAAGTTGCGGCGAGTCCGCCGGAATGGGAAAAGGTAGCGTCGCTTTTGTCTACGCACCCTCTGGTGCTGGAGAAGAGGACACAGTGGAACGCGGGGCAGTGTGAGCAGGCGTGGAAGTCGCTCATGCTCGGCCACGCGATCACCGAAGAAGGCGATGCCCAGGCGCCCAAGTCGGGGAGGAatgcgcagcttgcgcttgcACAAAAGCTgtacgcagcgcgccttggcgaaATCCACGAGCAGATCAAGGAAAAGGAGACCAAGTTCCG CGATCTCcaccagcgcctgcaggaCCTCGAGAGCGGCAagctggacgagcgcctgcgcgaagAGGCCGGCATTCCAGACgagacgccgcggcgcaagcggcgtgccgaggccgcaGAAGCGTCGGctgacgacgacgacgaggccgacgagcacctGCAAGTCGAGCAGGACCTGCTTGGCGACGATGGGCCGGCCGAGGCACATGTCCCTGAGACGCCCGAGCGGGAAGAACGGACGCCGCAGCCTGCGACGACATACAAGTCgcgtgcacggcggcgaACCGAGagccgcggccgcagcctgacggccgacgagtcgctctcgcgcacgccgtcgccggggcgcaccacgcggcgctcgcggcgagcgacgcccgaggccgacgagcactCTGCCAGCGAGGACGGCCACGGGACCGACGGCGTGtcggacgccgagcgcgacaagagccggcggcgcacgacgcaggTCTTGCTTATGCTGCACAACGAGGTGTCGAATCACACGCACGGCAACCTCTTTCACCAGGCAATCAAAGAAGCGGATGCCCCGGACTATTATTCGCTCATCAAGCAGCCTATGGACCTCAAACTCATCAAGCAGCGCATTAAGGAGGGCACGATCGCGTCGGCGCTTGatctgcgccgcgcactgAGCCTCATGTTTGCGAATGCGCTCATGTACAACCGCCCCGACACCGAGGTGCACCGCATGGCGAACGAGATGCGACTGGCCACGGACGAG ATGCTCGACCAATTCGAGCAGACACCGTAG